One Cyprinus carpio isolate SPL01 chromosome A16, ASM1834038v1, whole genome shotgun sequence genomic region harbors:
- the LOC109105941 gene encoding rho guanine nucleotide exchange factor 1-like isoform X8: MDCEDAHNGRGPSGAQCSNPAMNIIGAEDEDFENDEQPMVDDQCSHFNSIELLKSRPTHLLVFIHHVMLQFDCAPVLCYLHADLFKNFNAKDTKKHFGEFYNSFLEKGAILKISVPNNLSYELDRMRSEIITEEQQKRIANEIQFMQSPEILRQLDDFRQKRMMGMTPNERELNDVESHRPTDRIPMDMKEKAVAESLLEKMFEANPSIVPDKDKSNCIFGAVAFYMKHIGVKTRALDNKKTKSGWRPSVPSVLKPWGANKPSKIIKPPVFTHDGKQTRSDFEVKPTKSTVQSQRASISDGGTTPVRKPGVAGSGSTHGSESSEEMTISFSVTPSPDSQSDTGVNNNRSDPRPVSEGGDASPVSTGGGLSVCESPSVIDIPPDDIQDSGSVEGGLFPDGLVTGPAFGPFPQQEEMEPRLLELEQDPPNWRALASPEDLKKLSKKEIKRQEVINELFTTEHAHVRMLSVLQTVFSRPLEREDIMSITELATIFPSLDDIIEMHYAFYENLKKLRQEDEYIVKIISTPLLNRFSGSEGEWFQKLSARFCSYQSWALELIKIRQKKDARFNAFILEAESKPQCRRLQLKDIIPIEMQRLTKYPLLLENIAKNTDDKAEKENINQAAESCRKILNHVNEEVKLMENLLILKDYQRRLDTSGLKQSNDLYSEYKNIDLTTRTMLFEGPLTWRVTKEKAIDVHCVLLSDLLVLLQKQDDKMVLKCQSKSNVAIQEGKQMLSPIIKLESVFLRDVATDPKALYVIFTWESGAQIYELVAQSIGERKNWTEVIKTTVDELKKRDGNKIKRQKSSSISNSVLGPLYSPLHPPLSPTENGEDLLKSRSERFKDSPTDEKSRETDSSLIDYLGANGFDLLSHSHAPPEKSAFGALDEVMYLKRLLVGSISLSDDSQTLGENAPESQEADGVEESSTEGRTEGEESGGDGGNKGEEERGISAPLVLSEERMEEVQRRLQTLEEQLKRLQAVEEDHYKLQEALAKYSLQGGNYN, encoded by the exons ATGGTGGATGATCAGTGCAGTCACTTTAACAGTATTGAACTGTTGAAATCCAGGCCCACCCACCTGCTGGTCTTCATTCATCATGTCATGTTACAGTTTGACTGTGCTCCTGTG CTATGCTACCTTCATGCTGACCTCTTCAAGAACTTCAATGCCAAAGACACCAAGAAGCACTTTGGGGAATTCTACAACTCTTTCTTGGAAAAAGGAGCG ATTCTTAAAATATCTGTGCCAAATAACCTATCCTATGAACTGG ATCGCATGCGTTCAGAAATAATTACCGAAGAACAACAAAAACGCATTGCTAATGAAATCCAGTTCATGCAGAGTCCAGAGATACTGCGGCAGCTGGACGACTTCAG GCAGAAGAGGATGATGGGAATGACTCCCAATGAGCGTGAACTAAATGACGTGGAATCCCATCGTCCAACTGACCGCATCCCTATGGACATGAAGGAGAAGGCAGTAGCTGAATCCTTGCTGGAAAAGATGTTTGAGGCCAA CCCTTCAATTGTTCCCGACAAGGACAAAAG TAACTGCATCTTTGGAGCAGTAGCCTTTTATATGAAGCACATTGGCGTCAAGACCAGAGCACTTGACAACAAGAAGACGAAGTCAGGATGGCGGCCCTCTGTCCCTTCTGTGCTGAAG CCATGGGGAGCCAACAAACCAAGCAAAATAATCAAACCGCCTGTATTCACCC ATGATGGTAAGCAAACTAGATCGGACTTTGAAG TAAAGCCAACCAAATCAACCGTCCAATCTCAACGAGCATCCATAAGTGATGGTGGCACCACTCCAGTGCGGAAACCTGGTGTGGCAGGGTCAGGTAGCACGCATGGCTCGGAGAGCAGTGAAGAGATGACCATCAGCTTCAGTGTGACTCCTAGTCCTGACTCTCAGAGTGACACGG GTGTTAACAATAATCGTTCAGACCCCAGACCAGTCTCAGAGGGGGGAGATGCGTCTCCCGTCAGCACTGGTGGGGGTCTCTCCGTCTGTGAATCTCCCTCTGTCATTGACATCCCTCCAGATGACATTCAGGACAGTGGCAG TGTGGAAGGTGGGTTGTTCCCTGATGGCCTCGTGACTGGTCCTGCTTTTGGCCCCTTCCCTCAGCAGGAAGAGATGGAGCCCCGTCTCCTGGAGCTCGAGCAGGACCCACCCAACTGGAGGGCCCTTGCTTCTCCTGAGGACTTGAAAAAACTGAGCAAGAAGGAAATCAAAAGACAAGAAGTTATCAATG aGCTGTTTACGACAGAACATGCTCATGTCCGTATGCTGAGTGTATTGCAGACTGTGTTTTCTCGGCCGCTGGAGAGGGAAGATATTATGAGCATAACTGAACTGGCCACCATCTTCCCCAGCCTTGATGATATCATAGAGATGCACT atgcttTCTATGAGAACCTGAAAAAACTGAGGCAGGAGGATGAGTACATTGTCAAAATCATAAGCACGCCACTTCTCAACAGG TTCAGTGGATCAGAGGGAGAGTGGTTTCAGAAGCTCTCCGCACGCTTCTGTAGCTACCAGTCCTGGGCTCTGGAGCTGATAAAGATCAGACAGAAGAAGGATGCCCGTTTTAATGCTTTTATACTG gaGGCAGAGAGTAAGCCACAGTGTCGGAGGCTACAGCTGAAGGATATCATTCCCATAGAGATGCAAAGACTAACCAAGTACCCTCTTCTGCTAGAAAACATTGCCAAGAACACAG ATGATAAAGCAGAAAAAGAGAACATTAACCAAGCAGCAGAATCCTGCCGCAAGATCCTCAACCATGTCAATGAAGAAGTTAAACTCATGGAGAACCTGCTG ATTTTGAAAGACTACCAGCGCCGACTGGACACATCAGGACTGAAACAGAGCAATGACCTCTACAGTGAGTACAAG AACATTGATCTGACCACCAGAACAATGCTGTTTGAAGGACCTCTGACATGGAGGGTGACCAAGGAGAAAGCGATCG atgtGCACTGTGTTTTGCTGTCAGACCTGCTGGTCTTGCTTCAGAAGCAGGATGATAAGATGGTTTTGAAGTGTCAGAGCAAAAGCAACGTAGCCATTCAGGAAGGCAAACAGATGCTGAGTCCAATCATCAAACTAGAATCTGTTTTCCTCAGAGATGTGGCCACTG ACCCGAAGGCCCTCTACGTTATCTTCACTTGGGAAAGCGGAGCACAGATCTATGAACTAGTGGCTCAGTCCATCGGGGAGAGGAAAAA TTGGACAGAGGTGATTAAGACTACGGTTGACGAGTTGAAGAAGAGGGATGGGAAtaagataaaaagacaaaaaagcagCAGCATATCTAACAGTGTCCTTGGACCTTTATATAGCCC TTTGCATCCCCCTCTTAGCCCCACTGAAAATGGAGAAGACCTGTTGAAAAGTCGCAGTG AGCGATTTAAAGACAGTCCTACTGATGAGAAGAGTAGAGAAACTGATTCTTCACTCATAGACTACCTAGGGGCCAATGGCTTTGACCTGCTCAGCCATAGCCACGCCCCTCCAGAGAAGTCTGCTTTTGGTGCTTTGGATGAAG TCATGTATTTGAAGAGGCTATTGGTCGGCAGTATTAGCCTGTCAGATGACTCTCAGACTCTTGGGGAAAATGCACCTGAAAGCCAGGAGGCAGATGGAG tGGAGGAATCCAGCACAGAAGGAAGAACTGAAGGAGAAGAGAGTGGGGGAGATGGAGGGAATAAAGGAGAAGAGGAAAGAGGGATAAGTGCTCCTCTAGTGCTTTCTGAGGAACGCATGGAGGAGGTGCAGAGGAGACTACAGACTCTTGAGGAGCAACTGAAGAGATTGCAG GCTGTTGAGGAGGACCATTATAAGTTGCAAGAAGCTCTTGCTAAATATTCACTTCAGGGGGGCAATTACAACTGA
- the LOC109105941 gene encoding rho guanine nucleotide exchange factor 1-like isoform X3, with the protein MDCEDAHNGRGPSGAQCSNPAMNIIGAEDEDFENDEQPMVDDQCSHFNSIELLKSRPTHLLVFIHHVMLQFDCAPVLCYLHADLFKNFNAKDTKKHFGEFYNSFLEKGAILKISVPNNLSYELDRMRSEIITEEQQKRIANEIQFMQSPEILRQLDDFRQKRMMGMTPNERELNDVESHRPTDRIPMDMKEKAVAESLLEKMFEANPSIVPDKDKSNCIFGAVAFYMKHIGVKTRALDNKKTKSGWRPSVPSVLKPWGANKPSKIIKPPVFTHDGKQTRSDFEVKPTKSTVQSQRASISDGGTTPVRKPGVAGSGSTHGSESSEEMTISFSVTPSPDSQSDTGVNNNRSDPRPVSEGGDASPVSTGGGLSVCESPSVIDIPPDDIQDSGRKKTRNVRRSESLCVERRHSRRSGSTRAKQSRSRSDVDLQSTSTSIPLSPSPQHSVFVEGGLFPDGLVTGPAFGPFPQQEEMEPRLLELEQDPPNWRALASPEDLKKLSKKEIKRQEVINELFTTEHAHVRMLSVLQTVFSRPLEREDIMSITELATIFPSLDDIIEMHYAFYENLKKLRQEDEYIVKIISTPLLNRFSGSEGEWFQKLSARFCSYQSWALELIKIRQKKDARFNAFILEAESKPQCRRLQLKDIIPIEMQRLTKYPLLLENIAKNTDDKAEKENINQAAESCRKILNHVNEEVKLMENLLILKDYQRRLDTSGLKQSNDLYSEYKNIDLTTRTMLFEGPLTWRVTKEKAIDVHCVLLSDLLVLLQKQDDKMVLKCQSKSNVAIQEGKQMLSPIIKLESVFLRDVATDPKALYVIFTWESGAQIYELVAQSIGERKNWTEVIKTTVDELKKRDGNKIKRQKSSSISNSVLGPLYSPLHPPLSPTENGEDLLKSRSERFKDSPTDEKSRETDSSLIDYLGANGFDLLSHSHAPPEKSAFGALDEVMYLKRLLVGSISLSDDSQTLGENAPESQEADGVEESSTEGRTEGEESGGDGGNKGEEERGISAPLVLSEERMEEVQRRLQTLEEQLKRLQAVEEDHYKLQEALAKYSLQGGNYN; encoded by the exons ATGGTGGATGATCAGTGCAGTCACTTTAACAGTATTGAACTGTTGAAATCCAGGCCCACCCACCTGCTGGTCTTCATTCATCATGTCATGTTACAGTTTGACTGTGCTCCTGTG CTATGCTACCTTCATGCTGACCTCTTCAAGAACTTCAATGCCAAAGACACCAAGAAGCACTTTGGGGAATTCTACAACTCTTTCTTGGAAAAAGGAGCG ATTCTTAAAATATCTGTGCCAAATAACCTATCCTATGAACTGG ATCGCATGCGTTCAGAAATAATTACCGAAGAACAACAAAAACGCATTGCTAATGAAATCCAGTTCATGCAGAGTCCAGAGATACTGCGGCAGCTGGACGACTTCAG GCAGAAGAGGATGATGGGAATGACTCCCAATGAGCGTGAACTAAATGACGTGGAATCCCATCGTCCAACTGACCGCATCCCTATGGACATGAAGGAGAAGGCAGTAGCTGAATCCTTGCTGGAAAAGATGTTTGAGGCCAA CCCTTCAATTGTTCCCGACAAGGACAAAAG TAACTGCATCTTTGGAGCAGTAGCCTTTTATATGAAGCACATTGGCGTCAAGACCAGAGCACTTGACAACAAGAAGACGAAGTCAGGATGGCGGCCCTCTGTCCCTTCTGTGCTGAAG CCATGGGGAGCCAACAAACCAAGCAAAATAATCAAACCGCCTGTATTCACCC ATGATGGTAAGCAAACTAGATCGGACTTTGAAG TAAAGCCAACCAAATCAACCGTCCAATCTCAACGAGCATCCATAAGTGATGGTGGCACCACTCCAGTGCGGAAACCTGGTGTGGCAGGGTCAGGTAGCACGCATGGCTCGGAGAGCAGTGAAGAGATGACCATCAGCTTCAGTGTGACTCCTAGTCCTGACTCTCAGAGTGACACGG GTGTTAACAATAATCGTTCAGACCCCAGACCAGTCTCAGAGGGGGGAGATGCGTCTCCCGTCAGCACTGGTGGGGGTCTCTCCGTCTGTGAATCTCCCTCTGTCATTGACATCCCTCCAGATGACATTCAGGACAGTGGCAG AAAGAAGACAAG GAATGTGCGCCGCAGCGAGAGCCTTTGCGTGGAGCGCCGTCACTCTCGCCGTAGTGGCTCTACCCGCGCCAAGCAGTCTCGCTCCCGTAGCGACGTGGACCTGCAGTCAACTTCCACCTCCATCCCCCTCTCACCCTCCCCACAGCATTCAGTCTT TGTGGAAGGTGGGTTGTTCCCTGATGGCCTCGTGACTGGTCCTGCTTTTGGCCCCTTCCCTCAGCAGGAAGAGATGGAGCCCCGTCTCCTGGAGCTCGAGCAGGACCCACCCAACTGGAGGGCCCTTGCTTCTCCTGAGGACTTGAAAAAACTGAGCAAGAAGGAAATCAAAAGACAAGAAGTTATCAATG aGCTGTTTACGACAGAACATGCTCATGTCCGTATGCTGAGTGTATTGCAGACTGTGTTTTCTCGGCCGCTGGAGAGGGAAGATATTATGAGCATAACTGAACTGGCCACCATCTTCCCCAGCCTTGATGATATCATAGAGATGCACT atgcttTCTATGAGAACCTGAAAAAACTGAGGCAGGAGGATGAGTACATTGTCAAAATCATAAGCACGCCACTTCTCAACAGG TTCAGTGGATCAGAGGGAGAGTGGTTTCAGAAGCTCTCCGCACGCTTCTGTAGCTACCAGTCCTGGGCTCTGGAGCTGATAAAGATCAGACAGAAGAAGGATGCCCGTTTTAATGCTTTTATACTG gaGGCAGAGAGTAAGCCACAGTGTCGGAGGCTACAGCTGAAGGATATCATTCCCATAGAGATGCAAAGACTAACCAAGTACCCTCTTCTGCTAGAAAACATTGCCAAGAACACAG ATGATAAAGCAGAAAAAGAGAACATTAACCAAGCAGCAGAATCCTGCCGCAAGATCCTCAACCATGTCAATGAAGAAGTTAAACTCATGGAGAACCTGCTG ATTTTGAAAGACTACCAGCGCCGACTGGACACATCAGGACTGAAACAGAGCAATGACCTCTACAGTGAGTACAAG AACATTGATCTGACCACCAGAACAATGCTGTTTGAAGGACCTCTGACATGGAGGGTGACCAAGGAGAAAGCGATCG atgtGCACTGTGTTTTGCTGTCAGACCTGCTGGTCTTGCTTCAGAAGCAGGATGATAAGATGGTTTTGAAGTGTCAGAGCAAAAGCAACGTAGCCATTCAGGAAGGCAAACAGATGCTGAGTCCAATCATCAAACTAGAATCTGTTTTCCTCAGAGATGTGGCCACTG ACCCGAAGGCCCTCTACGTTATCTTCACTTGGGAAAGCGGAGCACAGATCTATGAACTAGTGGCTCAGTCCATCGGGGAGAGGAAAAA TTGGACAGAGGTGATTAAGACTACGGTTGACGAGTTGAAGAAGAGGGATGGGAAtaagataaaaagacaaaaaagcagCAGCATATCTAACAGTGTCCTTGGACCTTTATATAGCCC TTTGCATCCCCCTCTTAGCCCCACTGAAAATGGAGAAGACCTGTTGAAAAGTCGCAGTG AGCGATTTAAAGACAGTCCTACTGATGAGAAGAGTAGAGAAACTGATTCTTCACTCATAGACTACCTAGGGGCCAATGGCTTTGACCTGCTCAGCCATAGCCACGCCCCTCCAGAGAAGTCTGCTTTTGGTGCTTTGGATGAAG TCATGTATTTGAAGAGGCTATTGGTCGGCAGTATTAGCCTGTCAGATGACTCTCAGACTCTTGGGGAAAATGCACCTGAAAGCCAGGAGGCAGATGGAG tGGAGGAATCCAGCACAGAAGGAAGAACTGAAGGAGAAGAGAGTGGGGGAGATGGAGGGAATAAAGGAGAAGAGGAAAGAGGGATAAGTGCTCCTCTAGTGCTTTCTGAGGAACGCATGGAGGAGGTGCAGAGGAGACTACAGACTCTTGAGGAGCAACTGAAGAGATTGCAG GCTGTTGAGGAGGACCATTATAAGTTGCAAGAAGCTCTTGCTAAATATTCACTTCAGGGGGGCAATTACAACTGA
- the LOC109105941 gene encoding rho guanine nucleotide exchange factor 1-like isoform X5: MDCEDAHNGVKTSEARGPSGAQCSNPAMNIIGAEDEDFENDEQPMVDDQCSHFNSIELLKSRPTHLLVFIHHVMLQFDCAPVLCYLHADLFKNFNAKDTKKHFGEFYNSFLEKGAILKISVPNNLSYELDRMRSEIITEEQQKRIANEIQFMQSPEILRQLDDFRQKRMMGMTPNERELNDVESHRPTDRIPMDMKEKAVAESLLEKMFEANPSIVPDKDKSNCIFGAVAFYMKHIGVKTRALDNKKTKSGWRPSVPSVLKPWGANKPSKIIKPPVFTLKPTKSTVQSQRASISDGGTTPVRKPGVAGSGSTHGSESSEEMTISFSVTPSPDSQSDTGVNNNRSDPRPVSEGGDASPVSTGGGLSVCESPSVIDIPPDDIQDSGRKKTRNVRRSESLCVERRHSRRSGSTRAKQSRSRSDVDLQSTSTSIPLSPSPQHSVFVEGGLFPDGLVTGPAFGPFPQQEEMEPRLLELEQDPPNWRALASPEDLKKLSKKEIKRQEVINELFTTEHAHVRMLSVLQTVFSRPLEREDIMSITELATIFPSLDDIIEMHYAFYENLKKLRQEDEYIVKIISTPLLNRFSGSEGEWFQKLSARFCSYQSWALELIKIRQKKDARFNAFILEAESKPQCRRLQLKDIIPIEMQRLTKYPLLLENIAKNTDDKAEKENINQAAESCRKILNHVNEEVKLMENLLILKDYQRRLDTSGLKQSNDLYSEYKNIDLTTRTMLFEGPLTWRVTKEKAIDVHCVLLSDLLVLLQKQDDKMVLKCQSKSNVAIQEGKQMLSPIIKLESVFLRDVATDPKALYVIFTWESGAQIYELVAQSIGERKNWTEVIKTTVDELKKRDGNKIKRQKSSSISNSVLGPLYSPLHPPLSPTENGEDLLKSRSERFKDSPTDEKSRETDSSLIDYLGANGFDLLSHSHAPPEKSAFGALDEVMYLKRLLVGSISLSDDSQTLGENAPESQEADGVEESSTEGRTEGEESGGDGGNKGEEERGISAPLVLSEERMEEVQRRLQTLEEQLKRLQAVEEDHYKLQEALAKYSLQGGNYN, from the exons ATGGTGGATGATCAGTGCAGTCACTTTAACAGTATTGAACTGTTGAAATCCAGGCCCACCCACCTGCTGGTCTTCATTCATCATGTCATGTTACAGTTTGACTGTGCTCCTGTG CTATGCTACCTTCATGCTGACCTCTTCAAGAACTTCAATGCCAAAGACACCAAGAAGCACTTTGGGGAATTCTACAACTCTTTCTTGGAAAAAGGAGCG ATTCTTAAAATATCTGTGCCAAATAACCTATCCTATGAACTGG ATCGCATGCGTTCAGAAATAATTACCGAAGAACAACAAAAACGCATTGCTAATGAAATCCAGTTCATGCAGAGTCCAGAGATACTGCGGCAGCTGGACGACTTCAG GCAGAAGAGGATGATGGGAATGACTCCCAATGAGCGTGAACTAAATGACGTGGAATCCCATCGTCCAACTGACCGCATCCCTATGGACATGAAGGAGAAGGCAGTAGCTGAATCCTTGCTGGAAAAGATGTTTGAGGCCAA CCCTTCAATTGTTCCCGACAAGGACAAAAG TAACTGCATCTTTGGAGCAGTAGCCTTTTATATGAAGCACATTGGCGTCAAGACCAGAGCACTTGACAACAAGAAGACGAAGTCAGGATGGCGGCCCTCTGTCCCTTCTGTGCTGAAG CCATGGGGAGCCAACAAACCAAGCAAAATAATCAAACCGCCTGTATTCACCC TAAAGCCAACCAAATCAACCGTCCAATCTCAACGAGCATCCATAAGTGATGGTGGCACCACTCCAGTGCGGAAACCTGGTGTGGCAGGGTCAGGTAGCACGCATGGCTCGGAGAGCAGTGAAGAGATGACCATCAGCTTCAGTGTGACTCCTAGTCCTGACTCTCAGAGTGACACGG GTGTTAACAATAATCGTTCAGACCCCAGACCAGTCTCAGAGGGGGGAGATGCGTCTCCCGTCAGCACTGGTGGGGGTCTCTCCGTCTGTGAATCTCCCTCTGTCATTGACATCCCTCCAGATGACATTCAGGACAGTGGCAG AAAGAAGACAAG GAATGTGCGCCGCAGCGAGAGCCTTTGCGTGGAGCGCCGTCACTCTCGCCGTAGTGGCTCTACCCGCGCCAAGCAGTCTCGCTCCCGTAGCGACGTGGACCTGCAGTCAACTTCCACCTCCATCCCCCTCTCACCCTCCCCACAGCATTCAGTCTT TGTGGAAGGTGGGTTGTTCCCTGATGGCCTCGTGACTGGTCCTGCTTTTGGCCCCTTCCCTCAGCAGGAAGAGATGGAGCCCCGTCTCCTGGAGCTCGAGCAGGACCCACCCAACTGGAGGGCCCTTGCTTCTCCTGAGGACTTGAAAAAACTGAGCAAGAAGGAAATCAAAAGACAAGAAGTTATCAATG aGCTGTTTACGACAGAACATGCTCATGTCCGTATGCTGAGTGTATTGCAGACTGTGTTTTCTCGGCCGCTGGAGAGGGAAGATATTATGAGCATAACTGAACTGGCCACCATCTTCCCCAGCCTTGATGATATCATAGAGATGCACT atgcttTCTATGAGAACCTGAAAAAACTGAGGCAGGAGGATGAGTACATTGTCAAAATCATAAGCACGCCACTTCTCAACAGG TTCAGTGGATCAGAGGGAGAGTGGTTTCAGAAGCTCTCCGCACGCTTCTGTAGCTACCAGTCCTGGGCTCTGGAGCTGATAAAGATCAGACAGAAGAAGGATGCCCGTTTTAATGCTTTTATACTG gaGGCAGAGAGTAAGCCACAGTGTCGGAGGCTACAGCTGAAGGATATCATTCCCATAGAGATGCAAAGACTAACCAAGTACCCTCTTCTGCTAGAAAACATTGCCAAGAACACAG ATGATAAAGCAGAAAAAGAGAACATTAACCAAGCAGCAGAATCCTGCCGCAAGATCCTCAACCATGTCAATGAAGAAGTTAAACTCATGGAGAACCTGCTG ATTTTGAAAGACTACCAGCGCCGACTGGACACATCAGGACTGAAACAGAGCAATGACCTCTACAGTGAGTACAAG AACATTGATCTGACCACCAGAACAATGCTGTTTGAAGGACCTCTGACATGGAGGGTGACCAAGGAGAAAGCGATCG atgtGCACTGTGTTTTGCTGTCAGACCTGCTGGTCTTGCTTCAGAAGCAGGATGATAAGATGGTTTTGAAGTGTCAGAGCAAAAGCAACGTAGCCATTCAGGAAGGCAAACAGATGCTGAGTCCAATCATCAAACTAGAATCTGTTTTCCTCAGAGATGTGGCCACTG ACCCGAAGGCCCTCTACGTTATCTTCACTTGGGAAAGCGGAGCACAGATCTATGAACTAGTGGCTCAGTCCATCGGGGAGAGGAAAAA TTGGACAGAGGTGATTAAGACTACGGTTGACGAGTTGAAGAAGAGGGATGGGAAtaagataaaaagacaaaaaagcagCAGCATATCTAACAGTGTCCTTGGACCTTTATATAGCCC TTTGCATCCCCCTCTTAGCCCCACTGAAAATGGAGAAGACCTGTTGAAAAGTCGCAGTG AGCGATTTAAAGACAGTCCTACTGATGAGAAGAGTAGAGAAACTGATTCTTCACTCATAGACTACCTAGGGGCCAATGGCTTTGACCTGCTCAGCCATAGCCACGCCCCTCCAGAGAAGTCTGCTTTTGGTGCTTTGGATGAAG TCATGTATTTGAAGAGGCTATTGGTCGGCAGTATTAGCCTGTCAGATGACTCTCAGACTCTTGGGGAAAATGCACCTGAAAGCCAGGAGGCAGATGGAG tGGAGGAATCCAGCACAGAAGGAAGAACTGAAGGAGAAGAGAGTGGGGGAGATGGAGGGAATAAAGGAGAAGAGGAAAGAGGGATAAGTGCTCCTCTAGTGCTTTCTGAGGAACGCATGGAGGAGGTGCAGAGGAGACTACAGACTCTTGAGGAGCAACTGAAGAGATTGCAG GCTGTTGAGGAGGACCATTATAAGTTGCAAGAAGCTCTTGCTAAATATTCACTTCAGGGGGGCAATTACAACTGA